A DNA window from Halopelagius inordinatus contains the following coding sequences:
- a CDS encoding Hsp20/alpha crystallin family protein: MMPNKDPFREIERMVEEINRQFEQSPWATGGEEAFGRDSVDVDLADHGDEFVVTADLPGFRKENIDVQCTDDRLTIRADRENETETGEENYIRRERTTEQMRRSVRLPEPVDADGVSATFRNGVLSVTLPKVDSSETGQNIDIE, from the coding sequence ATGATGCCGAACAAAGATCCGTTCCGAGAGATAGAGCGCATGGTCGAGGAGATAAACCGGCAGTTCGAGCAGTCCCCGTGGGCGACGGGCGGCGAGGAGGCGTTCGGCCGAGACTCGGTGGACGTCGACCTCGCGGACCACGGCGACGAGTTCGTCGTCACCGCCGACCTCCCCGGGTTCCGCAAAGAGAACATCGACGTCCAGTGTACGGACGACCGACTGACGATTCGCGCCGACAGAGAGAACGAAACCGAGACCGGTGAGGAGAACTACATCCGCCGAGAGCGCACCACAGAACAGATGCGGCGGTCGGTCCGCCTCCCCGAACCCGTCGACGCTGACGGCGTTTCCGCGACGTTCCGAAACGGCGTCCTCAGCGTCACGCTTCCGAAGGTCGACTCCTC